AATAGGTTAGTAATGATTTCATAATTACCTTAATTAACTTTTTCTATTTTCATACCGATAGTAGGACTAACAAGTGGCTCGCTAATGATTTCTGTTCCATCAGCAATGCCACTAATATAAGCAAACTCAGAGCCAAGAGCAAGTATATCAATATCAGCTTTGCCTAATTTACCATTTTCATAAGTGTAAATGTATGAATTGTTTATAATAGACTTCCTTGGAATTTTTATTGAATTTGGAATGACCTTCCCTTCAATTTCTGCTTTGAGGTACATTCCGTCACTTAGATTTGAGCCGGTTAACTGAACATAATACCTGATAGTTTGAGTAGCAGGGTCCATACTTGAAGATTTCCTGATTATCGAACCGTTAATATTTCCTGTTTCAGTCGAAATTTTTACTTTATTACCGACATTGATTAGCTCAGCATCTTGCGGATTTAAAGAAATTTCAAGTTCATAGCTTCCACCACCGGCAAATTCTCCAAGCTTTTGTCCGGGTCTGACCAAAGTTCCTGTTTCAATAAGCGACTGTGTAACCGTTCCGTCGAATGGTGCTCTTATTTGGTATTTATTTAGCCTTACTTCCATATTTTTAATTGTAAAATACTGGCTGAGTATCCTTCTTGAAGCAAGGAAAAATTTTTCTTTACTGCTGTTGTATTCAGGCAAATCCGGTAGTGGTTTATAAATATCTATTTTTTCTATGAAATTTGACCATTTATTAAATGCATCCGGAAAGTCTGACTTGATATCAGGCATTGACATCGCTAAAATATTCAGATACTCACTTTTTTGAGCCATAAGCTGAAGATTTGATTCCTCATCCTCAATATTAATTATAATATCACCTTTTCGAAAAAAATTGCCTACCTTGAACTTAGCAGTTTCAGGTTTCATCGTACCTTGCACTTCTGAGAAAATTTCAATAGAATTCCTGGGATTTAGCCTGCCATTTGTTTCCAAAGAAAACTGATTATCATCAAATTTTGCTGTAATTATCTTGACATACTTTGCTGCCTCGATATTTAAGGGCGCTGGTTCTTTACCTTTTTTGGAGGTCATTGCTTTGAATGATACAAATCCAATGGCGATTATCAATAAAAAACCTACGATGCTAATAATTAGTTGTCGTTTCATATTTCAATTATTTTAAAAATTATTAATTAGTTGTATATGCAACCATATATATTGAATTTATAAATATTTATCATCTTATAATCTATTATTTTCTGATTTTACTGTGTGTAGTTTACTTTCCAAAAGAAATATAAAATCAACCTGATAATTTTCAACTTTCATCAATCAGATTATTATGAATTTTAGTTAGCACCGATTTCAAATTTACCAATTCTTCATCTGAAAGTCCTTCGGATGCCTTCTTGTTCAAATTCAGAACCATTGGTGTCAACTTGTCACGTAGCTCCTTACCGCTATTAGTAAGGTAAACATATTTATTCCTTTTATCCTGCAGGTCAGGAACTCTTATTAGCAGGTTTTTCTTTTCCATATTGTCAATCAGTCTTGTTATAGTCGTCTTTTCTTTGTAAACCAATTCTGTCAGCTCGTTCTGTCTTCTTCCGTCCTTCATCCATAACATCATTAATATCAGCCATTGAGAGTGGGTAATGTCATAACCGTTTTCCTGAAAAATTCTGGTTAGTGAGTTTCGCATTGAATTAGATACATATCCAATAAAAAAACCCACCGAGCAATGAAGTTTCATCAGCTCAATACCTATATTATCAGAGCAATTATTTGCAATTTGATTCATTTTGATTGTTGTATTTGCAACTATTTTCTAATGACGAATTTTTAAAATATTATTATAATTTACAAAAAGATTTTTTCAAATCAAATGTTAAGTGTAATTTTGTGAGAGTATGTTTAACAAATAATAAAAAAGAAATTGAGTACTATTATAGATAAAGCATTAGCTTATTTGGAATTTCAAAAAGAATCATTTGGAAATGAATTATTGATTGAATTATCTGCAAGTAAAACAGAACCCACTTGCAAACAGGAAGAAATTAACACTACTCGTATTAAACTAAAATCTGAAGTCATTGATTTTGATAAAAATTCATTAATTCA
This is a stretch of genomic DNA from Ignavibacteriota bacterium. It encodes these proteins:
- a CDS encoding MarR family transcriptional regulator — protein: MNQIANNCSDNIGIELMKLHCSVGFFIGYVSNSMRNSLTRIFQENGYDITHSQWLILMMLWMKDGRRQNELTELVYKEKTTITRLIDNMEKKNLLIRVPDLQDKRNKYVYLTNSGKELRDKLTPMVLNLNKKASEGLSDEELVNLKSVLTKIHNNLIDES
- a CDS encoding HlyD family efflux transporter periplasmic adaptor subunit, giving the protein MKRQLIISIVGFLLIIAIGFVSFKAMTSKKGKEPAPLNIEAAKYVKIITAKFDDNQFSLETNGRLNPRNSIEIFSEVQGTMKPETAKFKVGNFFRKGDIIINIEDEESNLQLMAQKSEYLNILAMSMPDIKSDFPDAFNKWSNFIEKIDIYKPLPDLPEYNSSKEKFFLASRRILSQYFTIKNMEVRLNKYQIRAPFDGTVTQSLIETGTLVRPGQKLGEFAGGGSYELEISLNPQDAELINVGNKVKISTETGNINGSIIRKSSSMDPATQTIRYYVQLTGSNLSDGMYLKAEIEGKVIPNSIKIPRKSIINNSYIYTYENGKLGKADIDILALGSEFAYISGIADGTEIISEPLVSPTIGMKIEKVN